In Helianthus annuus cultivar XRQ/B chromosome 3, HanXRQr2.0-SUNRISE, whole genome shotgun sequence, a single window of DNA contains:
- the LOC110929354 gene encoding phosphatidylinositol 4-phosphate 5-kinase 7 yields the protein MSIEIILNGDMYFGDVKGMIPHGKGKYTWSDGTVYEGCWEEGKMTGDGRITWSSGASYEGDFSGGYLDGFGKLTKPDGSIYVGSWRFNNQHGIGRKQYSNSDIYDGSWKEGVHEGNGKYAWCNGNMYIGNWKGGSMCGRGVMKWMNGDLFDGHWLNGYRQGSGVYRFEDGSYYFGMWTKGLKDGQGMFYPAKSRSHSQSSRSLGKKKVLISPNSSFRSERFKDMKRSISRSLSEKISIGLFNNSGRISSKRVSLDEDGGIGDPAFDNTDILSNEGESEGDDNVTDVCEREYIQGVLIKEMSKSYAGSSYKREQRKFQMKEMKKKPSLDIFAGHKSYYLMLNLQLGIRYTVGKITPVPLREVRHSDFGPRARLRMYFSRKGSQLTPSHSSVDFYWKDYCPMVFRNLRELFKLDAADYMMSICGDDGLRELSSPGKSGSIFYLSHDDRFVIKTLRTSELQVLLKMLPSYYNHVRAHDNTLITKFYGLHEITLRGGKKVEFVVMGNMFYTELRIHRRYDLKGSHQGRSTNKDDITEGTTLKDLDLAYDFHMDKSLRDALFKQLYQDCMFLESQHIIDYSLLLGLHFRAPEHLKGHLVPPDAFHRPHKTPADDSSTCHMDLSIPPKGLLLVTHEPSSVDTAPGPHSRGCTMRAYSVGDKEVDLLLPGTARLRVQLGVNMPAQANHKVSQEVSGSQEAELFEVYDVVLYLGIIDILQEYNMRKKIEHAFKSVRHDPMSISVADPKFYSKRFFSFLEKIFPADM from the exons ATGAGTATCGAGATCATTCTAAATGGTGACATGTACTTTGGTGATGTCAAGGGAATGATTCCTCATGGCAAAGGTAAATACACATGGTCAGATGGTACAGTTTACGAGGGTTGTTGGGAAGAAGGAAAAATGACCGGAGATGGACGGATCACATGGTCATCCGGAGCAAGTTACGAAGGTGATTTTTCCGGGGGCTACCTTGATGGTTTTGGGAAATTGACAAAGCCAGATGGGTCTATATACGTAGGATCGTGGAGGTTTAACAATCAGCATGGAATTGGAAGAAAGCAATATAGTAATTCTGATATATATGACGGTTCTTGGAAAGAGGGAGTGCATGAAGGTAATGGTAAATACGCTTGGTGTAATGGGAATATGTATATAGGTAACTGGAAAGGTGGATCGATGTGTGGTAGAGGAGTGATGAAATGGATGAATGGTGATCTGTTTGATGGTCATTGGTTAAATGGTTATAGACAAGGATCTGGCGTGTATAGGTTTGAAGATGGTAGTTATTATTTTGGAATGTGGACCAAGGGACTCAAGGATGGACAAGGCATGTTCTATCCTGCAAAAAGTAGGTCCCACTCCCAGTCATCGAGAAGTTTAGGAAAAAAGAAAGTTCTTATATCTCCCAATTCTTCCTTTAGGTCAGAGAGGTTTAAGGATATGAAACGGAGTATAAGCCGTAGTTTATCTGAGAAGATTTCCATTGGATTGTTTAACAATTCAGGCAGAATATCAAGCAAAAGAGTATCACTGGATGAAGATGGGGGTATTGGGGATCCAGCATTTGATAATACTGACATATTATCTAATGAAGGAGAAAGTGAAGGAGATGATAATGTTACTGATGTTTGTGAAAGGGAATATATACAAGGGGTTCTGATCAAAGAAATGAGTAAGAGTTATGCTGGATCATCATATAAAAGGGAACAGCGCAAGTTTCAAATGAAGGAAATGAAAAAGAAGCCATCTTTAGACATTTTTGCAGGCCATAAAAGCTACTATCTGATGCTTAATCTGCAACTTGGTATCAG GTACACTGTTGGCAAAATTACGCCAGTCCCTCTACGTGAAGTGAGACATTCTGATTTTGGACCACGAGCAAGACTAAGGATGTATTTCTCTAGGAAAGGCTCACAATTGACACCTTCACACTCTTCTGTTGATTTCTATTGGAAAGACTATTGTCCTATGGTCTTCAG GAATTTGAGGGAGTTATTCAAGTTAGATGCTGCAGATTATATGATGTCGATATGTGGGGATGATGGTTTAAGAGAGCTTTCTTCTCCGGGAAAAAGTGGCAGCATTTTCTATCTATCTCATGATGACAGATTTGTGATCAAAACCTTAAGGACATCTGAGCTTCAG GTTTTACTGAAGATGCTTCCTAGCTATTACAATCATGTGCGGGCACATGACAACACTCTGATCACTAAATTCTATGGTCTCCATGAGATAACATTGAGAGGTGGCAAGAAG GTAGAGTTTGTGGTCATGGGAAATATGTTTTACACAGAACTACGAATACACCGCCGTTATGATTTAAAGGGTTCTCATCAAGGAAGAAGTACAAACAAAGATGACATAACAGAGGGTACCACATTAAAAGACCTTGATCTTGCTTATGATTTCCACATGGACAAGTCGCTGCGTGATGCACTTTTCAA ACAACTTTATCAAGACTGTATGTTTTTAGAATCTCAACATATTATAGATTACAGCCTTCTGTTGGGATTGCATTTTAGAGCTCCTGAGCATTTGAAGGGTCACTTGGTACCACCAGACGCATTCCACAGGCCTCATAAAACTCCTGCTGATGATA GTTCAACATGTCATATGGACCTTTCGATTCCTCCAAAGGGACTTCTCCTAGTGACACATGAACCGAGTTCTGTTGACACTGCACCTGGCCCACACAGTAGAGGATGTACCATGAGAGCATATTCTGTAGGGGACAAGGAAGTTGATCTCCTTCTTCCTGGTACTGCAAG GTTACGGGTGCAGTTAGGCGTGAACATGCCAGCTCAGGCAAACCACAAGGTTTCACAGGAAGTTTCAGGGTCCCAGGAAGCAGAGCTTTTTGAGGTCTATGATGTTGTTCTTTATCTCGGTATAATAGACATACTGCAAGAATACAACATGAGGAAAAAAATTGAGCATGCTTTTAAATCCGTTCGGCACGACCCCATGTCAATATCTGTTGCTGATCCCAAGTTCTACTCTAAACGTTTCTTCAGTTTTCTGGAGAAAATTTTCCCTGCAGATATGTAA